A single Pseudomonadota bacterium DNA region contains:
- the yajC gene encoding preprotein translocase subunit YajC yields MEFLIADAYAQGSGAGGSSGLAAFIEMLPIVFLLLLIYLMLIRPQNKRAKEQKKMLESLTRGDEVVTSGGLLGKIMDVGDNFVLIDLGSDIKVKVQRQAISNTVPKGTVKSPL; encoded by the coding sequence ATGGAATTTTTGATCGCCGACGCCTATGCGCAGGGCTCTGGAGCCGGGGGGTCTTCGGGGCTGGCCGCCTTCATCGAGATGCTCCCCATCGTGTTTCTCCTCTTGCTCATCTACCTGATGCTGATCCGCCCCCAGAACAAGCGCGCCAAGGAACAGAAGAAGATGCTCGAATCGCTCACCAGGGGCGATGAGGTCGTGACCAGCGGGGGGCTGCTCGGGAAGATCATGGACGTGGGCGACAATTTCGTGCTCATTGATCTCGGCAGCGACATCAAGGTCAAGGTCCAGCGTCAGGCCATCTCCAATACGGTCCCCAAGGGCACCGTCAAGTCCCCCCTCTAG